One genomic window of Punica granatum isolate Tunisia-2019 chromosome 1, ASM765513v2, whole genome shotgun sequence includes the following:
- the LOC116192902 gene encoding probable NAD(P)H dehydrogenase (quinone) FQR1-like 1: MATKLYVVYYSMYGHVERLAEEIQKGAASVEGVEAKLWQVPETLPAEVLAKMNAPPKSDVPNITPNELAEGDGFVFGFPTRFGMMAAQFKAFMDATGGLWRTQQLAGKPAGIFYSTGSQGGGQETTPLTAITQLVHHGMIFVPIGYTFGAGMFEMEQVKGGSPYGAGTFAGDGSRQPSELELAQAFHQGKYLATITKKLKGAA, translated from the exons ATGGCGACGAAGCTGTATGTTGT GTACTATTCCATGTATGGTCATGTAGAGAGGCTAGCGGAAGAGATACAGAAAGGCGCTGCATCTGTTGAAGGTGTGGAAGCAAAACTTTGGCAG GTCCCTGAGACACTACCAGCAGAGGtgcttgcaaagatgaatgcACCCCCTAAGAGTGACGTACCTAATATCACACCTAATGAACTCGCTGAGGGTGATGGGTTTGTTTTCGGATTCCCAACAAGATTCGGTATGATGGCTGCTCAATTCAAGGCATTTATGGATGCTACTGGAGGTTTGTGGAGGACTCAACAGCTAGCAGGCAAGCCTGCTGGCATCTTCTACAGCACTGGGTCACAAGGTGGTGGCCAAGAGACTACTCC GTTGACTGCCATCACACAATTGGTTCACCATGGCATGATATTTGTTCCCATTGGATACACATTCGGGGCTGGCATGTTCGAGATGGAACAGGTGAAGGGCGGGAGCCCTTACGGAGCAGGGACTTTCGCAGGTGATGGGTCGAGACAGCCTTCGGAGCTTGAGCTGGCCCAAGCTTTCCATCAAGGGAAGTACCTCGCAACCATTACGAAGAAGCTGAAAGGAGCCGCTTGA
- the LOC116213722 gene encoding G-type lectin S-receptor-like serine/threonine-protein kinase At4g27290 — protein sequence MDHSFLVLVLLVPCLLCFSSALETIGPTQSLSDGETLVSQAEVFELGFFSPAGSANRFLGIWYKKIPDRTVVWVANRDNPINGSPGNLTLTASGNLVLLSYSSDTIVWSTNTTSSKPMSSSVRLLATGNLVLQDGSDPNSEVYLWQSFDYPTDTFLPDMKIGWDLKRGLNRHLVAWKSPSDPSSSDFTWGLELHSYPEAVAWKGNHKYFRSGPWNGIRYSGAPEQKPNNLFWFKFVSNEEEVYYTYGLQDKSVLTRNVLNRSNDAWERSAWSDPTQEWKYYSSVPKDKCDNYNFCGPHGYCDMANLGCQCLEGFSPKSPDKWAAMDWTQGCKRDKPLQCGDKVGFKKFTNMKLPDTTSTWVNASLDIKACHEKCLGNCSCTAYTHSDIRASGSGCALWFGDLLDIRTFSDGGQDLHIRMAASELGGDNGNRLKIAVAAVVGIVGALGMVFTIYCCHRSRTKSKGETGEKGEKEQKNEHSGEDMELPAFDLAMIINATGNFSANNKLGEGGFGPVYKGTLADGQEIAVKRLSSSSGQGLKEFKNEVILIAKLQHRNLVKLLGCCIEGGEKMLVYEYMPNKSLDAFIFDDKRSYLLDWPTRFSIICGVARGILYLHQDSRLRIIHRDLKASNVLLDKEMKPKISDFGMAKTFGGDQSEGNTNRVVGTYGYMAPEYATDGLFSVKSDVFSFGILLLEIISGKRSRGIFRSNQNLIGHAWRLYSEGRPLELMDPCLEDTADSSCKFSEVMRCIHVSFLCLQQRPEDRPSMASVAVMLGSDGPLPPPKQPGFLIDCSDGPSEADSSSGKLLSHSINEITISLVQAR from the exons ATGGATCACTCCTTCCTTGTCCTCGTCCTTCTTGTTCCTTGCTTGCTTTGCTTCTCTTCTGCGCTCGAGACGATCGGCCCGACTCAGTCGTTGAGTGACGGAGAAACGTTGGTTTCCCAGGCTGAAGTCTTTGAGCTCGGCTTCTTCAGCCCAGCGGGCTCCGCCAACCGGTTCCTGGGAATATGGTACAAGAAGATCCCCGACAGGACGGTTGTTTGGGTGGCGAACAGAGACAATCCGATCAACGGCTCTCCGGGGAACTTGACGCTCACCGCCTCCGGGAACCTCGTCCTCCTCAGCTACAGCAGCGACACCATTGTCTGGTCCACGAACACGACGAGCTCTAAGCCCATGAGCTCGAGCGTCCGGCTCCTAGCGACAGGAAACCTCGTGCTTCAGGATGGAAGCGACCCGAACTCGGAGGTGTACTTGTGGCAGAGTTTCGATTACCCTACAGATACTTTCCTGCCCGATATGAAAATCGGATGGGACCTCAAGAGGGGGCTCAACCGCCATCTTGTGGCTTGGAAAAGTCCCAGCGATCCGTCCTCGAGTGACTTCACTTGGGGACTTGAGCTCCACAGTTACCCTGAAGCCGTCGCTTGGAAGGGTAATCATAAATACTTCCGCAGCGGGCCCTGGAACGGGATCCGGTACAGCGGAGCGCCTGAGCAGAAGCCCAACAACCTCTTCTGGTTCAAGTTCGTCTCGAATGAGGAAGAGGTTTACTACACATACGGCCTCCAGGACAAGTCAGTACTCACTAGGAACGTTTTGAATCGGAGTAACGATGCCTGGGAGAGATCCGCTTGGAGTGATCCGACTCAGGAATGGAAGTATTATTCTTCGGTGCCAAAAGACAAATGCGACAACTATAACTTTTGCGGTCCCCATGGCTATTGTGACATGGCCAATTTGGGTTGCCAATGCCTAGAAG GTTTCAGCCCCAAATCACCCGATAAGTGGGCTGCCATGGACTGGACACAAGGTTGCAAACGGGACAAGCCGCTCCAGTGTGGGGACAAGGTTGGATTCAAGAAATTCACAAACATGAAATTGCCGGACACAACATCTACTTGGGTGAACGCGAGCCTGGATATCAAAGCATGTCATGAGAAGTGCTTGGGAAACTGTTCCTGCACCGCTTACACTCATTCTGATATAAGAGCTTCGGGAAGTGGATGCGCTCTTTGGTTCGGAGATCTACTGGACATTCGAACTTTCTCAGATGGTGGGCAGGATCTGCATATACGAATGGCAGCCTCAGAACTAG GAGGGGATAATGGAAATCGTTTGAAGATAGCAGTTGCAGCTGTTGTCGGGATCGTTGGAGCTCTAGGAATGGTCTTTACAATCTATTGCTGTCACAGAAGCAGGACGAAGTCCAAAG GAGAAACAGgagaaaaaggggaaaaggaaCAGAAGAATGAGCATTCCGGGGAAGACATGGAGCTACCTGCATTTGACCTTGCTATGATTATCAATGCCACCGGCAATTTTTCGGCTAACAACAAGCTTGGAGAGGGAGGTTTTGGACCTGTATATAAG GGGACATTAGCAGATGGGCAAGAAATAGCCGTAAAGAGGCTGTCTAGCAGCTCAGGACAAGGCCTGAAGGAGTTCAAGAATGAGGTTATATTGATCGCGAAGCTTCAGCACCGAAACCTCGTGAAGCTCCTAGGTTGCTGCATCGAGGGAGGGGAGAAGATGCTAGTCTATGAATACATGCCGAACAAAAGCTTGGATGCCTTCATTTTTG ATGACAAGAGAAGTTACTTGTTGGATTGGCCAACAAGGTTCAGCATCATATGTGGGGTTGCCCGGGGGATTCTGTATCTTCATCAAGATTCGAGATTGAGGATCATACACAGAGATTTGAAAGCAAGCAATGTCCTTCTCGATAAAGAAATGAAGCCAAAGATCTCGGACTTCGGGATGGCTAAAACGTTTGGGGGAGATCAGTCTGAAGGGAATACAAACAGAGTTGTTGGCACTTA TGGTTATATGGCACCAGAGTATGCCACTGATGGGCTTTTCTCGGTGAAATCGGATGTCTTCAGCTTCGGGATTTTGTTACTGGAGATTATAAGTGGAAAGAGAAGCCGGGGCATATTTCGATCGAACCAGAACCTGATCGGGCAT GCTTGGAGACTGTACTCCGAAGGGAGGCCACTCGAGCTGATGGATCCATGCCTTGAGGACACAGCGGACTCGTCTTGCAAATTTTCGGAAGTGATGCGCTGCATCCACGTGAGCTTCCTCTGCCTCCAGCAGCGGCCTGAGGACAGGCCCAGCATGGCCTCTGTGGCCGTGATGCTGGGAAGCGACGGCCCTCTGCCCCCACCCAAACAACCGGGTTTCCTCATCGACTGCTCCGACGGCCCATCTGAAGCGGACTCATCATCGGGCAAGCTGTTGTCCCATTCAATCAATGAGATCACCATCAGCCTAGTACAGGCTCGGTGA
- the LOC116213713 gene encoding G-type lectin S-receptor-like serine/threonine-protein kinase At4g27290, translating to MMKFILRSILLLFVSRACLIFVASTALPVDMILQTQSIRDGETIVSSGGNFELGFFSPASNSPKRYLGIWYKEISNGTVVWVANRDSPLFDSSGVVKIVDQRTLVVLNGDDQAVWSSNSSGPGLGNLIAQLLDSGNLVLRQKNDSDPENYLWQSFDYPGDTFLPGMKYGIDLVTGMNRYLTSWKSPNDPSTGEYTNRMDSNGVPQLYMRKDSEIQFRSGPWNGLRFSGMPNLKPNPIYEFQFVFTDQEVYYTYNLTDSSVVSRMVLNTNGELQRFTWISHTQGWNLYLTAQTDNCDRYNLCGPHGICDINNSPACGCLKGFVPKFVQYWAISDWSGGCTRKKPLDCREGEGFLKYSGIKVPDTQNSWYNKTMNLKECSKVCLKNCSCTAYANMDIRNGSSGCVLWFGDLIDIRYYSENGQDVYIRLAASELEAYRSSKGKKRMKLIVIPVMCAGVLALCFIFFILKMRSKQPMKEAITPQNPEEDDTDGSEKTDLELPLFDVGTIMAATNNFSSESKLGQGGFGPVYKGILTDGQEIAVKRLSKRSRQGLGEFKNEVLCISKLQHRNLVKLLGCCIHEAERMLIYEYMPNKSLDFFIFDQRRRATLEWPKRFWIINGIARGLLYLHQDSRLRIIHRDLKASNILLDRDMNPKISDFGMARSFRGDESTEGNTNRVVGTYGYMSPEYAIDGLFSVKSDVFSFGVLVLEIVSGKRNRKFSHPDHKMNLLGHAWRLSMDMKLHELIDESIRESCNEAEMLRSVHVALLCVQQSPDDRPNMSKVVLMLSSDISLPQPKEPGFFNERDLLDMEYSTSKNNISISTNGITVTALEGR from the exons ATGATGAAGTTCATCTTACGCTCTATCTTACTTCTCTTCGTGTCACGAGCATGCCTCATTTTTGTAGCGTCAACAGCTCTGCCAGTCGACATGATATTGCAAACTCAGTCCATCAGAGATGGGGAGACGATCGTCTCGAGTGGAGGCAACTTCGAGCTCGGGTTCTTCAGCCCCGCGAGTAATTCTCCCAAACGGTATCTTGGAATATGGTACAAGGAGATTTCTAACGGTACTGTGGTCTGGGTTGCCAATAGGGATTCCCCGTTGTTTGATTCTTCTGGAGTGGTGAAGATCGTCGATCAGAGGACCCTCGTAGTTTTAAATGGGGATGATCAAGCTGTCTGGTCCTCCAACTCGTCAGGACCTGGATTGGGCAACCTGATTGCGCAGCTGTTGGACTCAGGCAATCTTGTACTGAGACAGAAAAATGACTCTGACCCGGAGAACTACCTGTGGCAGAGCTTTGATTATCCTGGTGACACATTCTTGCCCGGTATGAAGTACGGGATTGATCTTGTTACGGGGATGAATCGGTACTTGACCTCTTGGAAGAGCCCCAACGATCCATCCACTGGTGAATACACAAACAGGATGGATTCCAATGGAGTCCCGCAGCTCTACATGAGGAAGGATTCAGAGATTCAGTTTCGGTCTGGGCCGTGGAATGGACTGCGGTTCAGCGGGATGCCAAACCTGAAACCAAACCCAATATATGAATTCCAGTTCGTATTCACAGACCAGGAAGTGTATTACACTTACAACCTCACTGATAGCTCGGTCGTCTCACGAATGGTTTTGAATACTAATGGCGAGCTGCAGCGCTTCACCTGGATCAGCCACACGCAAGGATGGAATCTCTACTTGACGGCTCAGACGGACAACTGCGACCGTTACAACTTGTGCGGGCCACACGGGATCTGCGACATCAACAATTCCCCGGCCTGTGGATGCCTGAAGGGGTTTGTCCCCAAGTTCGTGCAGTACTGGGCGATATCTGATTGGTCAGGAGGGTGCACGAGGAAGAAGCCTCTTGATTGTAGGGAAGGGGAAGGGTTCCTGAAGTATTCTGGGATTAAGGTGCCTGATACGCAGAATTCATGGTACAACAAGACGATGAATCTGAAGGAGTGTTCCAAGGTATGCCTGAAGAACTGTTCTTGCACGGCTTATGCGAACATGGACATTAGGAATGGAAGTAGTGGCTGTGTGCTTTGGTTCGGGGACCTGATCGATATAAGGTATTACAGTGAGAACGGGCAGGATGTTTACATTAGATTGGCGGCATCAGAATTAG AGGCATACAGGAGCTCAAAAGGGAAGAAACGGATGAAGCTGATCGTTATCCCGGTGATGTGTGCTGGAGTCCTTGCGCTTTGCTTCATATTCTTCATCCTTAAAATGAGGAGTAAGCAGCCTATGAAAGAAG CAATAACCCCACAGAATCCAGAAGAAGATGACACAGATGGGAGCGAGAAGACAGATTTGGAGCTACCGTTATTTGATGTTGGGACCATAATGGCTGCGACCAACAATTTCTCATCGGAAAGTAAGCTTGGGCAGGGCGGTTTTGGACCTGTTTACAAG GGCATATTGACTGATGGACAAGAAATAGCGGTGAAGAGGCTCTCGAAGCGTTCCCGACAAGGGCTCGGCGAGTTCAAGAATGAAGTTTTATGTATATCGAAACTCCAGCACCGCAATCTTGTGAAACTACTGGGATGTTGCATACATGAAGCGGAAAGGATGCTCATCTATGAATATATGCCAAACAAGAGCTTGGACTTCTTCATATTCG ATCAAAGGCGAAGAGCGACACTCGAATGGCCAAAACGTTTCTGGATCATCAACGGGATTGCTCGCGGGCTACTGTATCTTCATCAGGACTCGAGATTGAGGATCATACATAGAGATCTGAAGGCTAGCAATATTCTCCTGGACCGGGACATGAACCCCAAGATATCAGACTTTGGGATGGCTCGGAGCTTCAGAGGAGACGAAAGTACTGAAGGGAACACGAATAGAGTTGTCGGAACATA TGGTTACATGTCTCCAGAATACGCGATTGATGGCCTCTTCTCAGTGAAGTCAGATGTTTTTAGCTTCGGGGTGCTGGTCCTAGAGATAGTGAGTGGAAAAAGAAATCGAAAATTCAGTCACCCGGATCACAAAATGAACCTACTAGGCCAT GCGTGGAGGCTCTCTATGGACATGAAGTTACATGAGTTGATCGACGAATCAATAAGGGAATCGTGCAATGAGGCGGAGATGCTACGATCTGTTCACGTCGCGCTATTGTGTGTTCAACAGAGCCCGGACGATAGGCCGAACATGTCGAAAGTTGTACTTATGTTGAGTAGTGACATCTCTCTGCCACAGCCTAAAGAGCCGGGATTCTTCAACGAAAGGGACCTCTTGGACATGGAATATTCTACCTCTAAAAACAACATCTCGATCAGCACTAATGGTATAACTGTCACTGCACTCGAGGGCCGATGA
- the LOC116213766 gene encoding cysteine-rich receptor-like protein kinase 10 isoform X1 has protein sequence MPNRSLDFFLFDPLKQGLLDWKACAGIIEGIAQGLLYLHEHSRLKIIHRDLKASNMLLDKDMNPKISDFGLAKIFGGDESQANTNHIVGTYGYMSPEYALEGLCSIKADVFSFGVLLVEIISGKKNTGFYQSDSLNLLSYAWELWSGGTPMRLVDHCSDDTMMRYINIALLCVHEIAASRPSMSEVVSMLTSQNLALPSPKQPAFLYSHPMPTKMHNGPSTLPEPSSRNDVTISVVEGR, from the exons ATGCCCAACAGAAGCTtggacttttttcttttcg ATCCATTAAAGCAGGGCCTGTTGGATTGGAAGGCGTGTGCAGGTATTATCGAAGGAATTGCTCAAGGGCTTTTGTATCTTCATGAACATTCAAGATTAAAAATCATACATAGAGACCTCAAGGCGAGCAACATGCTGTTGGATAAAGATATGAACCCAAAGATATCCGATTTTGGGCTGGCGAAGATTTTTGGTGGAGACGAGTCCCAAGCAAACACGAATCACATTGTTGGGACATA TGGGTACATGTCCCCTGAATATGCACTGGAAGGACTTTGCTCCATCAAGGCTGATGTATTCAGTTTCGGAGTCCTGCTGGTGGAGATAATTAGTGGCAAAAAGAACACCGGATTCTACCAGAGTGACTCGTTGAATCTTCTTTCCTAT GCATGGGAACTTTGGAGTGGAGGCACACCAATGAGGTTGGTTGATCATTGCTCCGATGATACAATGATGAGATACATAAATATAGCTTTGCTTTGCGTTCATGAGATCGCTGCCAGTAGACCATCCATGTCTGAAGTGGTGTCCATGCTGACCAGCCAGAATCTGGCTCTACCTTCACCTAAACAACCAGCTTTCTTGTACTCGCATCCCATGCCGACCAAGATGCACAATGGACCCAGCACCCTGCCCGAACCCAGTTCAAGGAATGATGTAACAATTTCTGTGGTGGAAGGTCGATAG
- the LOC116213766 gene encoding G-type lectin S-receptor-like serine/threonine-protein kinase At1g11330 isoform X2, translating into MIPEVVLPLYPKITYALSRQLCESTCLRDCSCNAYAYNGSGGCFLWSGDLLNLRQLTKGDTIGGQLYLKLAAYELRNNQGDKRSEIKKLVAAIVPFVLLSIAISVYCHQKMKQKWKMEAAEDMLQFNVDMMGISAHVSEHPSNQTNKSAKSKESWLPQFSFTSVSAATDKFSLKNKLGEGSFGLVYKGKLMVKK; encoded by the exons ATGATACCCGAAGTGGTTCTGCCTCTATATCCCAAGATCACTTATGCTTTATCTCGGCAACTTTGCGAGTCGACTTGCCTGCGCGATTGTTCTTGCAATGCATATGCTTATAATGGCAGTGGAGGTTGCTTCTTGTGGAGTGGAGATCTCCTGAATCTTAGACAACTTACTAAAGGTGACACTATTGGTGGACAACTATACCTCAAACTTGCTGCATATGAGCTCCGAAATAATCAGG GGGACAAAAGATCAGAAATTAAGAAACTTGTGGCTGCCATTGTTCCTTTCGTGTTGCTCTCAATTGCAATTTCTGTCTATTGCCACCAGAAAATGAAACAGAAAT GGAAGATGGAGGCAGCAGAGGACATGCTACAATTCAATGTGGATATGATGGGCATTTCGGCCCATGTAAGTGAGCATCCGTCTAACCAAACCAACAAAAGTGCAAAGAGCAAGGAATCTTGGTTGCCTCAATTTAGCTTCACGAGTGTATCTGCGGCCACAGATAAATTCTCTCTGAAAAATAAGCTTGGAGAAGGCAGCTTTGGTCTCGTTTATAAG GGTAAACTTATGGTCAAGAAGTAG
- the LOC116192447 gene encoding G-type lectin S-receptor-like serine/threonine-protein kinase At2g19130, whose product MANIYAPCICIRLPLWACFLIQLCNFAAASASTDTIIEGQRLGHSQTLTSSGQVFELQFFFLQNSTNSYLGIWYKKIEPRTFVWVGNRVQPLKGSSPYLTLKQGNLVIIDDRITYSSFDDPTDTFLPGMKLGMDKRTGKVWSLTAWEKENDPSPGTVSLRLSSPRLDELIILKGNQTYWSRGSLPEMRWNYIYYISFITNENVSYLTYSMNDTLVLIAAETTANLLASAWKVSVPQTPSPGNKTIPLVGARGKYLCSEMKAAQSKARKTVS is encoded by the exons ATGGCCAACATCTACGCGCCATGTATCTGCATTCGGCTCCCGCTCTGGGCGTGTTTCCTCATCCAGCTCTGTAATTTTGCTGCAGCTTCAGCTTCAACGGATACAATTATAGAAGGGCAAAGACTTGGTCATTCACAGACCCTCACATCCTCTGGTCAGGTATTCGAGCtgcaatttttctttctgCAAAACTCCACCAATTCGTATCTCGGAATCTGGTATAAAAAGATCGAACCGAGAACCTTTGTTTGGGTGGGAAACAGGGTTCAACCACTCAAGGGCTCCTCCCCCTATCTTACCTTGAAGCAAGGAAACCTTGTGATCATTGATGATAGAATCACCTACAGC AGCTTTGATGATCCTACCGACACTTTCCTCCCTGGTATGAAACTTGGGATGGATAAAAGGACCGGAAAAGTTTGGTCACTTACTGCCtgggagaaggagaatgatCCGAGTCCTGGAACTGTGTCCCTGAGGTTAAGCTCTCCAAGATTAGATGAACTTATCATCCTGAAGGGGAATCAAACTTACTGGTCTCGTGGCTCCTTGCCGGAGATGAGATGGAACTATATCTACTATATCAGTTTCATTACCAATGAAAATGTATCCTACTTAACCTATtcgatgaatgatactttggtTCTAA TAGCTGCAGAAACTACAGCAAACCTACTTGCCAGTGCTTGGAAGGTTTCAGTCCCTCAGACTCCAAGCCCTGGGAACAAGACAATACCTCTGGTGGGTGCACGAGGAAAGTACCTCTGCAGTGAGATGAAAGCAGCTCAGTCAAAGGCAAGGAAGACGGTTTCTTGA
- the LOC116213791 gene encoding universal stress protein PHOS32-like, which produces MNLQDSSSSPDPHLPTIKIHHPSSPRHPSAASSATPTAGARRKIGVAVDLSDESAFAVHWSVDHYIRPGDAVILLHVSPTSVLFGADWGPLPHLPSDDTNSHDDLQKSQEDFDAFTASKISDLARPLRDAQIPFKIHIVKDHDMRERLCLEVERLGLSAVIMGSRGFGASKRGSDGKLGSVSDYCVHHCVCPVVVVRYPDEKEGGEPVVSVKPPILEEDEDEVAAAKPAVDEAAEHK; this is translated from the coding sequence ATGAACCTTCAGGactcttcctcctcccccgACCCCCACCTCCCCACCATCAAAATCCACCACCCCTCCTCCCCCCGCCACCCCTCCGCTGCCTCTTCCGCTACCCCTACCGCCGGCGCCCGCCGCAAGATCGGCGTCGCTGTCGACCTCTCCGATGAGTCCGCCTTCGCCGTCCACTGGTCCGTCGACCACTACATCCGCCCCGGCGATGCCGTCATCCTCCTCCACGTCAGCCCCACCTCCGTCCTTTTCGGCGCCGACTGGGGCCCCCTCCCCCACCTCCCCTCCGACGACACCAATAGCCACGACGACCTCCAGAAGTCCCAGGAGGACTTCGACGCCTTCACCGCCTCCAAGATCTCCGACCTCGCTCGGCCCCTCAGGGACGCCCAGATTCCTTTCAAGATCCACATCGTCAAGGACCACGACATGAGGGAGAGGCTCTGCTTGGAGGTCGAGAGGCTCGGCCTGAGCGCCGTGATTATGGGCAGCCGCGGTTTCGGGGCCTCCAAGCGAGGGAGTGACGGGAAGCTTGGAAGCGTGAGCGACTACTGCGTCCACCACTGTGTCTGCCCTGTCGTTGTCGTTAGATATCCCGACGAGAAGGAAGGCGGGGAGCCAGTTGTCTCAGTGAAGCCTCCTATACTggaggaggatgaggatgaggtGGCAGCTGCAAAACCTGCCGTTGATGAGGCGGCCGAGCACAAATGA
- the LOC116213737 gene encoding tRNA (guanine(37)-N1)-methyltransferase 1, with translation MAAKLFLRPHCLSLPILLHARPLLSPLPALRPSLTAAATSARAASSAHTQARIPYGPSLYKGARPHPTDEEQREREEEDEEEEEGKQPFDEQSFTRVFNVAALRVPSKDCFALESRLRGHLLNWPRVHNIARVTGDEVDPDIVKLVGQRNGDEGNLEALERRVYGKAEGDGEELGRVLYREKLTRTFNSQGFANFGNLARITRPKKRKKREDDGNGTRQRDRSIGRNEAAMVEVVEDEGEGDDLRGLLGEGFKRSKWRGSTRLLLLDERYANEGLEDLPEAIEVMFREDTTDAPHPNLELVSCKLTLFYDYWSMNEVLEVLLPKGMIVPSAFETVGHIAHLNLRDEHLPYKKLIAKVVLDKNKPKIRTVVNKIDAIHSDYRTMQLEVLAGNKSLVTTVVENGLKFTVDLATVYWNSRLAMERLRLVSGFTHDDVVCDVFCGVGPITISAAKIVKRVYANDLNPSAIEYLERNSVLNRLERKIKIFNMDGRRFISLIFASEKALSITQVVMNLPNDAAEYLDAFRGIYSNKMRGDVRNLPTIHVYGFSKADDPEFDFHERIRITLREVEVDVEMRRVRLVAPGKWMLCAKFTLPQSVAFARNETLPLDRL, from the exons ATGGCGGCTAAGCTGTTCCTCAGACCTCACTGTCTCTCTCTTCCCATTCTCCTCCACGCTAGACCCCTCTTATCCCCTCTACCCGCACTCCGACCCTCCCTCACAGCCGCCGCGACCTCGGCCAGGGCGGCCTCCTCTGCCCATACTCAGGCAAGGATCCCTTACGGACCCTCTCTCTACAAAGGCGCGAGGCCCCACCCAACAGATGAGGAGCAACGAGAGCGGGAAGAGGAGgacgaggaagaggaagaagggaaGCAACCCTTCGACGAACAGAGCTTCACTCGGGTTTTCAACGTGGCGGCCCTTCGAGTCCCCTCGAAGGACTGCTTCGCCCTGGAGAGCCGCCTCCGAGGTCACCTCCTCAACTGGCCGCGCGTCCACAATATCGCCCGAGTCACTGGAGATGAAGTCGATCCCGATATCGTGAAACTCGTCGGGCAGCGGAACGGTGATGAGGGCAATTTGGAGGCTTTGGAGAGGAGGGTTTATGGGAAAGCCGAGGGGGATGGGGAGGAACTGGGCCGGGTCTTATACAGGGAGAAGCTCACGAGGACATTCAATTCGCAGGGGTTCGCGAACTTTGGGAATTTGGCGAGGATCACAAGGccgaagaagaggaagaagagggaggATGATGGGAATGGAACAAGGCAGAGGGACAGGAGTATTGGGAGAAATGAGGCTGCAATGGTGGAGGTCGTGGAGGATGAAGGGGAAGGAGATGATCTAAGGGGTTTATTAGGGGAGGGATTTAAGAGAAGTAAATGGAGGGGTTCGACGAGATTGCTGCTACTTGATGAGCGATACGCGAATGAGGGGTTGGAGGACTTGCCTGAAGCGATCGAG GTTATGTTTAGAGAAGATACAACCGATGCACCCCATCCAAATCTTGAGCTCGTGTCCTGCAAGCTGACGTTATTCTATGATTACTGGTCTATGAATGAG GTTTTGGAGGTATTGTTACCCAAGGGCATGATAGTTCCTTCAGCATTTGAGACTGTGGGGCATATTGCCCACCTGAACCTCAGGGATGAGCATCTACCCTATAAGAAACTCATTGCAAAG GTGGTTCTGGACAAGAACAAACCAAAGATCCGAACTGTTGTCAACAAGATAGATGCAATTCATAGTGATTATCGGACGATGCAGCTCGAGGTTTTAGCTGGAAATAAATCCCTTGTCACTACTGTAGTTGAGAATGGATTGAAATTCACAGTTGATTTAGCCACAGT GTACTGGAATTCCAGACTTGCGATGGAAAGGCTACGGCTTGTCAGCGGCTTTACTCACGATGATGTTGTTT GCGATGTTTTCTGCGGAGTTGGACCAATAACCATTTCTGCAGCAAAGATAGTAAAACGTGTTTATGCCAATGATTTGAACCCTAGTGCAATTGAGTACTTGGAAAGAAACAGTGTCCTAAACAGGCTTGAGCGGAAGATTAAG ATTTTTAATATGGATGGAAGGAGGTTCATAAGCTTGATTTTTGCAAGCGAGAAGGCTCTGTCCATTACTCAAGTGGTAATGAATTTGCCCAATGATGCTGCCGAATACTTAG ATGCATTTAGGGGAATTTACAGTAATAAAATGAGAGGGGATGTTCGTAACTTGCCAACAATCCATGTCTATGGATTCTCGAAAGCTGATGACCCAGAGTTCGACTTTCATGAG CGAATAAGGATTACCCTGCGTGAGGTCGAAGTTGATGTAGAGATGCGTCGGGTGCGACTGGTTGCACCGGGAAAATGGATGCTCTGTGCAAAGTTTACACTCCCTCAAAGTGTAGCATTTGCTAGAAACGAAACTCTTCCACTGGATCGACTTTGA